In Zerene cesonia ecotype Mississippi chromosome 18, Zerene_cesonia_1.1, whole genome shotgun sequence, the following are encoded in one genomic region:
- the LOC119834015 gene encoding uncharacterized protein LOC119834015 isoform X2, with protein sequence MTNPSTILVLAVLASHVYSAPQFISFQDGKLGVNFGGYHAGIGIGGLFANGTRGGLYAEAGTPTGQFASAGLGGTVNQNGIASGGLFAGATAGGNYHASAGLSGTSAGNKIGSGFAQAQAGNLVSSSTLEGQTGDKGSAGYSGVNKVEVVPLKSGINTEVNVESVNEVQPEETSKIEITKTIVRDDVPSPQIVKEVYIDSQPHGFEKHIVHAHYKPRRAHFRKTAFLGGYIGGQGDIVGPVPGAVNTEQEAERRVDVGVEANAGANVDANLNGGVRKVFTKEVTVQKNPTFFRDIFDIPISTLKAVGNFLGNTASRTNISVQKSVHTESEPKHDSSLSSSSSAHITVDTPAASSFIDDIFSIPISALGAVNKFLENNVARKNVQVVHEEGVQSRVRRVPHGRRRYNQKVVVEDSPQ encoded by the exons ATGACGAATCCATCAACAATTCTTGTATTGGCTGTATTAGCGTCACATGTGTACTCG GCTCCACAGTTTATATCGTTTCAAGATGGAAAGTTAGGTGTCAACTTTGGCGGTTACCATGCTGGTATCGGTATTGGGGGACTTTTCG CCAATGGCACGCGTGGAGGTCTCTATGCAGAGGCTGGTACACCAACAGGACAGTTTGCTTCAGCTGGACTTGGCGGTACTGTCAATCAAAATGGAATAGCTTCAG GTGGACTTTTTGCCGGAGCTACGGCAGGTGGTAATTACCATGCATCAGCTGGCCTTTCTGGAACCAGCGCCGGTAACAAAATTGGAAGTGGCTTTGCCCAAGCACAAGCTGGAAATCTCGTATCATCCAGCACCCTG gAAGGTCAAACCGGAGATAAAGGATCGGCAGGATACAGTGGTGTAAATAAAGTAGAAGTTGTACCTCTGAAAAGTGGTATTAACACAGAGGTTAATGTCGAATCTGTAAACGAAGTACAACCAGAAGAAAcatctaaaattgaaattactaAGACAATAGTTAGAGATGATGTTCCATCTCCTCAAATAGTCAAAGAA GTGTACATAGATTCGCAACCTCACGGTTTTGAAAAACATATCGTGCATGCACATTACAAGCCAAGAAGAGCTCATTTTCGTAAAACTGCTTTCCTCGGGGGATATATTGGTGGTCAAGGGGATATTGTAGGACCTGTTCCTGGTGCAGTTAATACTGAACAAGAAGCAGAAAGAAGGGTAGATGTTGGTGTTGAAGCTAACGCCGGAGCTAATGTAGATGCAAATCTCAATGGAGGAGTAAGAAAAGTATTCACTAAAGAGGTCACCGTGCAAAAAAATCCCACTTTCTTCCGTGACATTTTTGAT ATTCCAATTTCTACTTTGAAAGCAGTCGGGAATTTCCTCGGAAATACAGCGTCACGCACAAATATATCAGTTCAAAAATCTGTACACACag AATCTGAGCCGAAACATGATTCATCGTTATCTTCATCTTCATCAGCTCATATTACGGTAGACACACCGGCCGCATCATCATTTATCGATGACATTTTCTCC ATTCCTATTAGTGCCCTCGGAGCTGTGAATAAATTCTTGGAAAACAACGTGGCCAGGAAAAATGTACAG GTAGTGCATGAAGAGGGCGTGCAATCCAGGGTAAGGCGAGTTCCGCACGGCCGCAGAAGGTATAACCAGAAGGTTGTTGTTGAAGACAGCCCGCAATAA
- the LOC119834015 gene encoding uncharacterized protein LOC119834015 isoform X3, producing MTNPSTILVLAVLASHVYSAPQFISFQDGKLGVNFGGYHAGIGIGGLFANGTRGGLYAEAGTPTGQFASAGLGGTVNQNGIASGGLFAGATAGGNYHASAGLSGTSAGNKIGSGFAQAQAGNLVSSSTLEGQTGDKGSAGYSGVNKVEVVPLKSGINTEVNVESVNEVQPEETSKIEITKTIVRDDVPSPQIVKEVSKTWTPHYRINAENRFNSFQDYFTNIFSFPIGLPPAHDFSKVYIDSQPHGFEKHIVHAHYKPRRAHFRKTAFLGGYIGGQGDIVGPVPGAVNTEQEAERRVDVGVEANAGANVDANLNGGVRKVFTKEVTVQKNPTFFRDIFDIPISTLKAVGNFLGNTASRTNISVQKSVHTESEPKHDSSLSSSSSAHITVDTPAASSFIDDIFS from the exons ATGACGAATCCATCAACAATTCTTGTATTGGCTGTATTAGCGTCACATGTGTACTCG GCTCCACAGTTTATATCGTTTCAAGATGGAAAGTTAGGTGTCAACTTTGGCGGTTACCATGCTGGTATCGGTATTGGGGGACTTTTCG CCAATGGCACGCGTGGAGGTCTCTATGCAGAGGCTGGTACACCAACAGGACAGTTTGCTTCAGCTGGACTTGGCGGTACTGTCAATCAAAATGGAATAGCTTCAG GTGGACTTTTTGCCGGAGCTACGGCAGGTGGTAATTACCATGCATCAGCTGGCCTTTCTGGAACCAGCGCCGGTAACAAAATTGGAAGTGGCTTTGCCCAAGCACAAGCTGGAAATCTCGTATCATCCAGCACCCTG gAAGGTCAAACCGGAGATAAAGGATCGGCAGGATACAGTGGTGTAAATAAAGTAGAAGTTGTACCTCTGAAAAGTGGTATTAACACAGAGGTTAATGTCGAATCTGTAAACGAAGTACAACCAGAAGAAAcatctaaaattgaaattactaAGACAATAGTTAGAGATGATGTTCCATCTCCTCAAATAGTCAAAGAAGTGAGTAAAACATGGACCCCGCACTACCGAATAAATGCTGAAAATCGATTTAATTCATTCCAggattattttacaaatatttttagtttccCAATAGGATTACCTCCAGCCCATGATTTCTCGAAG GTGTACATAGATTCGCAACCTCACGGTTTTGAAAAACATATCGTGCATGCACATTACAAGCCAAGAAGAGCTCATTTTCGTAAAACTGCTTTCCTCGGGGGATATATTGGTGGTCAAGGGGATATTGTAGGACCTGTTCCTGGTGCAGTTAATACTGAACAAGAAGCAGAAAGAAGGGTAGATGTTGGTGTTGAAGCTAACGCCGGAGCTAATGTAGATGCAAATCTCAATGGAGGAGTAAGAAAAGTATTCACTAAAGAGGTCACCGTGCAAAAAAATCCCACTTTCTTCCGTGACATTTTTGAT ATTCCAATTTCTACTTTGAAAGCAGTCGGGAATTTCCTCGGAAATACAGCGTCACGCACAAATATATCAGTTCAAAAATCTGTACACACag AATCTGAGCCGAAACATGATTCATCGTTATCTTCATCTTCATCAGCTCATATTACGGTAGACACACCGGCCGCATCATCATTTATCGATGACATTTTCTCC taA
- the LOC119834015 gene encoding uncharacterized protein LOC119834015 isoform X1 codes for MTNPSTILVLAVLASHVYSAPQFISFQDGKLGVNFGGYHAGIGIGGLFANGTRGGLYAEAGTPTGQFASAGLGGTVNQNGIASGGLFAGATAGGNYHASAGLSGTSAGNKIGSGFAQAQAGNLVSSSTLEGQTGDKGSAGYSGVNKVEVVPLKSGINTEVNVESVNEVQPEETSKIEITKTIVRDDVPSPQIVKEVSKTWTPHYRINAENRFNSFQDYFTNIFSFPIGLPPAHDFSKVYIDSQPHGFEKHIVHAHYKPRRAHFRKTAFLGGYIGGQGDIVGPVPGAVNTEQEAERRVDVGVEANAGANVDANLNGGVRKVFTKEVTVQKNPTFFRDIFDIPISTLKAVGNFLGNTASRTNISVQKSVHTESEPKHDSSLSSSSSAHITVDTPAASSFIDDIFSIPISALGAVNKFLENNVARKNVQVVHEEGVQSRVRRVPHGRRRYNQKVVVEDSPQ; via the exons ATGACGAATCCATCAACAATTCTTGTATTGGCTGTATTAGCGTCACATGTGTACTCG GCTCCACAGTTTATATCGTTTCAAGATGGAAAGTTAGGTGTCAACTTTGGCGGTTACCATGCTGGTATCGGTATTGGGGGACTTTTCG CCAATGGCACGCGTGGAGGTCTCTATGCAGAGGCTGGTACACCAACAGGACAGTTTGCTTCAGCTGGACTTGGCGGTACTGTCAATCAAAATGGAATAGCTTCAG GTGGACTTTTTGCCGGAGCTACGGCAGGTGGTAATTACCATGCATCAGCTGGCCTTTCTGGAACCAGCGCCGGTAACAAAATTGGAAGTGGCTTTGCCCAAGCACAAGCTGGAAATCTCGTATCATCCAGCACCCTG gAAGGTCAAACCGGAGATAAAGGATCGGCAGGATACAGTGGTGTAAATAAAGTAGAAGTTGTACCTCTGAAAAGTGGTATTAACACAGAGGTTAATGTCGAATCTGTAAACGAAGTACAACCAGAAGAAAcatctaaaattgaaattactaAGACAATAGTTAGAGATGATGTTCCATCTCCTCAAATAGTCAAAGAAGTGAGTAAAACATGGACCCCGCACTACCGAATAAATGCTGAAAATCGATTTAATTCATTCCAggattattttacaaatatttttagtttccCAATAGGATTACCTCCAGCCCATGATTTCTCGAAG GTGTACATAGATTCGCAACCTCACGGTTTTGAAAAACATATCGTGCATGCACATTACAAGCCAAGAAGAGCTCATTTTCGTAAAACTGCTTTCCTCGGGGGATATATTGGTGGTCAAGGGGATATTGTAGGACCTGTTCCTGGTGCAGTTAATACTGAACAAGAAGCAGAAAGAAGGGTAGATGTTGGTGTTGAAGCTAACGCCGGAGCTAATGTAGATGCAAATCTCAATGGAGGAGTAAGAAAAGTATTCACTAAAGAGGTCACCGTGCAAAAAAATCCCACTTTCTTCCGTGACATTTTTGAT ATTCCAATTTCTACTTTGAAAGCAGTCGGGAATTTCCTCGGAAATACAGCGTCACGCACAAATATATCAGTTCAAAAATCTGTACACACag AATCTGAGCCGAAACATGATTCATCGTTATCTTCATCTTCATCAGCTCATATTACGGTAGACACACCGGCCGCATCATCATTTATCGATGACATTTTCTCC ATTCCTATTAGTGCCCTCGGAGCTGTGAATAAATTCTTGGAAAACAACGTGGCCAGGAAAAATGTACAG GTAGTGCATGAAGAGGGCGTGCAATCCAGGGTAAGGCGAGTTCCGCACGGCCGCAGAAGGTATAACCAGAAGGTTGTTGTTGAAGACAGCCCGCAATAA